From a region of the Asterias amurensis chromosome 2, ASM3211899v1 genome:
- the LOC139954362 gene encoding uncharacterized protein, whose product MQRCTILVACLLVFVIISFGATKTWLSRVRRDGGEIPGGVKKDGICPDESDPVFNSILQVGKCPDSCRISLRDYDCIDAKKCCPTPCSGYSFMCVDPQGGPTTQTMATSKVATTKTTTTPKATTTQATTTPKDITTLT is encoded by the exons ATGCAGAGGTGTACGATTCTTGTTGCTTGTCTTCTAGTCTTTGTTATAATATCTTTTGGAGCAACGAAGACTTGGTTAAGTCGCGTGCGTAGAGATGGCGGGGAAATTCCAGGAG GAGTCAAAAAGGACGGCATATGTCCTGACGAATCGGACCCTGTGTTTAACAGTATTCTACAAGTTGGCAAATGTCCAGATAGTTGCCGAATAAGTTTAAGAGACTACGACTGCATTGATGCCAAGAAATGCTGCCCCACCCCGTGTAGCGGATATAGCTTTATGTGCGTGGATCCACAAGGCGGACCCACAACCCAGACGATGGCAACATCCAAAGTCGCCACGACCAAGACAACGACCACACCCAAAGCCACCACGACCCAGGCGACGACCACACCCAAAGACATAACTACACTTACATAA